The Vespula vulgaris chromosome 4, iyVesVulg1.1, whole genome shotgun sequence genome has a segment encoding these proteins:
- the LOC127062945 gene encoding G-protein coupled receptor Mth2-like isoform X2 — translation MHNSLYSLVSLVISLLLISRLIIVEGLVPVIHSITLENKTGIPKEYEDLPLIAKCCSTNQILIRNKDQSPKCVPSNYYSALVFSPLFCKFNSSGTWSLGEEEDRFVALIGYPCRYESFDLNTENDTYYLLRNGSIYFPLYEPSMLMPGINYCMDITSTLDLVTVVCSSIDDKILITGTWIIYYACGLIISVSFLILTIIAYSITPKLRNVYGKILYRYCGCLALAFLILAITQLGGVHWTSDTCTAIAFVVQFSFVACYFWLNVMCIETWLLIRNHVHRDTYQRIKPNLLFFYYSIWVWGSVGILILLSLLMDLNPTIPTIYIKPNFVSENDNCWFKHTNTMPFFFVPVGFLLLINFIFFILTGIMIKRYQKDLALRRLARNQDSVRQDQGLFYNLRKTFMVCVILFFFMTLTWALELISWWTDIYFFDWLTLDLVNALHGVFIFILFVLRKPIRGLIWLRIQKFRNFDNVQLQTSVPNVNLLRVTN, via the exons ATGcataattcattatattcgTTAGTGTCCTTGGTTATAAGTCTCCTTCTAATATCGAGATTGATTATCGTTGAAGGTTTAGTACCTGTTATTCATTCGATCACATTG GAGAACAAGACGGGTATACCGAAAGAATACGAAGATTTACCTTTGATAGCGAAATGTTGTTCGACCAATCAAATTCTAATTCGAAATAAAGATCAGAGTCCAAAATGCGTTCCTTCGAACTATTATTCGGCTTTAGTATTCTCACCACTTTTTTGCAAATTCAATTCGTCTGGTACTTGGTCTTTGggcgaagaagaagaccgTTTCGTTGCACTCATTGGTTATCCTTGTCGTTATGAAag TTTCGACCTAAATACGGAAAATGATACATATTATCTTTTACGGAATGGCtcgatatattttcctttatatgaACCTTCCATGCTTATGCCAGGTATAAATTATTGCATGGATATAACATCAACGTTAGATCTTGTAACTGTGGTGTGTTCTTCTATAG acgataaaatattaataacaggCACATGGATAATTTATTATGCCTGTGGACTTATAATATCCGTATCATTTCTAATTCTCACCATAATAGCTTATTCAATAACACCTAAGTTAAGAAACGTCTATGGTAAAATACTTTACCGCTATTGCGGATGTCTTGCTTTAGCCTTTCTTATTTTAGCGATTACACAACTCGGTGGTGTACATTGGACGAGTGACACGTGCACGGCCATTG CCTTCGTCGTCCAATTCTCGTTCGTCGCATGTTATTTCTGGTTGAACGTAATGTGTATCGAAACATGGTTGTTAATACGAAATCACGTTCATCGCGATACCTATCAAAGAATAAAACCTAAtctactctttttttattactcgaTATGGGTCTGGGGATCTGTAGGTATTCTCattcttttatctctattaATGGATCTCAATCCAACGATACCAACGATATACATAAAGCCAAACTTTGTTAGCGAAAACGACAACTGTTGGTTTAAAC ACACCAATACGATGCCATTCTTTTTCGTGCCAGTTGGGTTTCTCTTactaatcaattttatattttttattctaacggGAATCATGATAAAACGATATCAAAAAGATCTCGCGCTTAGACGATTAGCTAGAAATCAAGATTCCGTTCGGCAAGACCAAGGGCTGTTTTATAATTTGAGAAAAACATTTATGGTctgtgtaatattatttttttttatgacttTAACTTGGGCCTTGGAATTGATCTCTTGGTGGactgatatttattttttcgattggTTAACTTTGGATCTAGTGAATGCTCTGCACGgtgtttttatattcatccTTTTCGTACTTCGTAAACCAATCAGAGGTTTAATTTGGTTGAGGATACAAAAGTTTCGTAATTTCGATAACGTCCAATTACAAACTAGTGTTCCTAATGTTAATCTTCTTAGAGTTACAAATTAA
- the LOC127062945 gene encoding G-protein coupled receptor Mth2-like isoform X1 produces MHNSLYSLVSLVISLLLISRLIIVEGLVPVIHSITLENKTGIPKEYEDLPLIAKCCSTNQILIRNKDQSPKCVPSNYYSALVFSPLFCKFNSSGTWSLGEEEDRFVALIGYPCRYESFDLNTENDTYYLLRNGSIYFPLYEPSMLMPGINYCMDITSTLDLVTVVCSSIDDKILITGTWIIYYACGLIISVSFLILTIIAYSITPKLRNVYGKILYRYCGCLALAFLILAITQLGGVHWTSDTCTAIAFVVQFSFVACYFWLNVMCIETWLLIRNHVHRDTYQRIKPNLLFFYYSIWVWGSVGILILLSLLMDLNPTIPTIYIKPNFVSENDNCWFKPDTNTMPFFFVPVGFLLLINFIFFILTGIMIKRYQKDLALRRLARNQDSVRQDQGLFYNLRKTFMVCVILFFFMTLTWALELISWWTDIYFFDWLTLDLVNALHGVFIFILFVLRKPIRGLIWLRIQKFRNFDNVQLQTSVPNVNLLRVTN; encoded by the exons ATGcataattcattatattcgTTAGTGTCCTTGGTTATAAGTCTCCTTCTAATATCGAGATTGATTATCGTTGAAGGTTTAGTACCTGTTATTCATTCGATCACATTG GAGAACAAGACGGGTATACCGAAAGAATACGAAGATTTACCTTTGATAGCGAAATGTTGTTCGACCAATCAAATTCTAATTCGAAATAAAGATCAGAGTCCAAAATGCGTTCCTTCGAACTATTATTCGGCTTTAGTATTCTCACCACTTTTTTGCAAATTCAATTCGTCTGGTACTTGGTCTTTGggcgaagaagaagaccgTTTCGTTGCACTCATTGGTTATCCTTGTCGTTATGAAag TTTCGACCTAAATACGGAAAATGATACATATTATCTTTTACGGAATGGCtcgatatattttcctttatatgaACCTTCCATGCTTATGCCAGGTATAAATTATTGCATGGATATAACATCAACGTTAGATCTTGTAACTGTGGTGTGTTCTTCTATAG acgataaaatattaataacaggCACATGGATAATTTATTATGCCTGTGGACTTATAATATCCGTATCATTTCTAATTCTCACCATAATAGCTTATTCAATAACACCTAAGTTAAGAAACGTCTATGGTAAAATACTTTACCGCTATTGCGGATGTCTTGCTTTAGCCTTTCTTATTTTAGCGATTACACAACTCGGTGGTGTACATTGGACGAGTGACACGTGCACGGCCATTG CCTTCGTCGTCCAATTCTCGTTCGTCGCATGTTATTTCTGGTTGAACGTAATGTGTATCGAAACATGGTTGTTAATACGAAATCACGTTCATCGCGATACCTATCAAAGAATAAAACCTAAtctactctttttttattactcgaTATGGGTCTGGGGATCTGTAGGTATTCTCattcttttatctctattaATGGATCTCAATCCAACGATACCAACGATATACATAAAGCCAAACTTTGTTAGCGAAAACGACAACTGTTGGTTTAAAC cagACACCAATACGATGCCATTCTTTTTCGTGCCAGTTGGGTTTCTCTTactaatcaattttatattttttattctaacggGAATCATGATAAAACGATATCAAAAAGATCTCGCGCTTAGACGATTAGCTAGAAATCAAGATTCCGTTCGGCAAGACCAAGGGCTGTTTTATAATTTGAGAAAAACATTTATGGTctgtgtaatattatttttttttatgacttTAACTTGGGCCTTGGAATTGATCTCTTGGTGGactgatatttattttttcgattggTTAACTTTGGATCTAGTGAATGCTCTGCACGgtgtttttatattcatccTTTTCGTACTTCGTAAACCAATCAGAGGTTTAATTTGGTTGAGGATACAAAAGTTTCGTAATTTCGATAACGTCCAATTACAAACTAGTGTTCCTAATGTTAATCTTCTTAGAGTTACAAATTAA
- the LOC127062944 gene encoding G-protein coupled receptor Mth2-like isoform X1 codes for MHRVNILTRNLCSIMHNLSSSLSFFVLNLVLISRLITVDSIMPVIHSIPLQNDTFIPGEYKNLPLVGKCCPTDQTLILNKDQSSKCIPSNTSELIFSPPFCEYNSSGIWVSGDERERFVAFVGDPCHYKRYLLLSENKDEIEHYLLLNGSIYLRDSIPRMMMPGVDYCMEIIPTLGLVTVVCFSKDDKILMADTRIIFYASGLLISVPFLILTIIAFSITPRLRDVYGKILCHYCGCLAVAFTGLAITQLGGVHWEGHTCICIAFVIQFSFIACYFWLNAMCIETWLLIRNHVHHGAYQRIKPNVLFFYYSIWAWGFSGIFILLSIVMDLNPTIPTIYIKPNFFSDSDSCWFKSDTKTMPFFFIPVGLLLLVNLIFFILTGITIRRYQKDLALRRLARNQESDRQDQRMFRSLKRTFIVCIVLYSLMSLTWTMELISWWTGGNPFDWSVYDLVNALQGLLVFGLFVLRRPARDFIWCRIQKLRGIDVVEPQTDTAAFSLLTVIN; via the exons ATGCATCGAGTTAACATTTTGACAAGAAACTTGTGCAGTATTATGCACAACTTATCATCTTCGTTGTCATTCTTCGTTTTAAATCTCGTTCTAATATCGAGACTGATTACCGTCGACAGTATAATGCCTGTCATTCATTCTATACCATTG cAAAATGATACGTTTATTCCtggagaatataaaaatctacCATTGGTAGGAAAATGTTGTCCGACGGATCAAacattgattttaaataaagatcaaAGTTCAAAATGCATTCCATCGAATACATCGGAATTAATATTCTCACCACCTTTTTGTGAATATAACTCGTCTGGTATTTGGGTATCAGGTGACGAACGCGAACGTTTCGTTGCATTCGTTGGCGATCCTTGTCACTATAAAAG atACTTGCTATTATCAGAAAACAAGGACGAAATCGAGCATTATCTTTTACTTAACGGTTCAATTTATTTACGTGACTCTATTCCTCGAATGATGATGCCTGGCGTAGATTATTGCATGGAAATCATTCCAACGTTAGGTCTGGTAACAGTGGTGTGCTTTTCGAAAG acgataaaatattgatgGCAGATACTCGGATAATATTTTATGCCTCTGGACTTTTAATATCCGTACCATTTTTAATACTCACCATAATAGCCTTTTCAATAACTCCCAGGTTGAGAGACGTATATGGAAAAATACTTTGTCATTACTGCGGATGTCTTGCTGTAGCCTTCACTGGTTTAGCCATTACGCAACTTGGTGGTGTACATTGGGAAGgtcatacatgtatatgcataG CCTTCGTCATCCAATTCTCGTTCATCGCATGTTATTTCTGGTTGAACGCAATGTGCATCGAGACATGGTTATTGATACGAAATCACGTTCATCATGGTGCCTACCAAAGAATAAAACCTAATgtactctttttttattactcgaTATGGGCTTGGGGATTTTCaggtatttttattcttttatctataGTAATGGATCTCAACCCGACGATACCAACGATATACATAAAGCCAAACTTCTTTAGCGACAGCGATAGCTGTTGGTTTAAAT CGGACACCAAGACGATgccattcttttttataccaGTTGGTTTACTCTTACTagtcaatttaatattttttatcttaacgGGAATAACTATAAGACGATACCAAAAAGATCTCGCACTTAGACGATTAGCTAGAAATCAAGAATCCGATCGGCAAGACCAAAGGATGTTTCGTAGTTTGAAAAGAACATTTATAGTCTGCATAGTATTATATTCATTGATGAGTTTAACTTGGACCATGGAATTGATATCCTGGTGGACCGGTGGTAATCCTTTCGATTGGTCAGTCTACGATCTGGTAAATGCTTTACAAGGTCTTCTTGTTTTCGGTCTCTTCGTACTTCGTAGACCAGCTAGAGACTTTATCTGGTGTAGAATACAAAAGCTTCGTGGTATCGATGTCGTTGAACCACAAACTGATACCGCTGCTTTTAGTCTTCTTACggttataaattaa
- the LOC127062944 gene encoding G-protein coupled receptor Mth2-like isoform X2 — translation MLYERFFSKNIIYLSLKKRNKKLFLRLINVRPNQVSSTIIVINFNIYFITIFLRKIYIRIPIVFFNDSLECTLIVYRSIKQSSNKYIWSFISIYEEEPYLLLSENKDEIEHYLLLNGSIYLRDSIPRMMMPGVDYCMEIIPTLGLVTVVCFSKDDKILMADTRIIFYASGLLISVPFLILTIIAFSITPRLRDVYGKILCHYCGCLAVAFTGLAITQLGGVHWEGHTCICIAFVIQFSFIACYFWLNAMCIETWLLIRNHVHHGAYQRIKPNVLFFYYSIWAWGFSGIFILLSIVMDLNPTIPTIYIKPNFFSDSDSCWFKSDTKTMPFFFIPVGLLLLVNLIFFILTGITIRRYQKDLALRRLARNQESDRQDQRMFRSLKRTFIVCIVLYSLMSLTWTMELISWWTGGNPFDWSVYDLVNALQGLLVFGLFVLRRPARDFIWCRIQKLRGIDVVEPQTDTAAFSLLTVIN, via the exons ATGTTgtacgaaagatttttttcaaagaatattatttatctatcgttaaaaaagaggaacaaaaaattatttcttcggCTTATCAATGTTCGACCGAATCAAGTATCATCAACTATCATCGTAATCAATTTCAACATATACTTTATCACTATATTCTTACGTaaaatctatatacgtatacctatcgtattttttaacgattcatTGGAATGTACCTTGATcgtctatcgatcgataaaacaatcttcaaataaatatatttggagttttatatcgatatacgaGGAAGAACC atACTTGCTATTATCAGAAAACAAGGACGAAATCGAGCATTATCTTTTACTTAACGGTTCAATTTATTTACGTGACTCTATTCCTCGAATGATGATGCCTGGCGTAGATTATTGCATGGAAATCATTCCAACGTTAGGTCTGGTAACAGTGGTGTGCTTTTCGAAAG acgataaaatattgatgGCAGATACTCGGATAATATTTTATGCCTCTGGACTTTTAATATCCGTACCATTTTTAATACTCACCATAATAGCCTTTTCAATAACTCCCAGGTTGAGAGACGTATATGGAAAAATACTTTGTCATTACTGCGGATGTCTTGCTGTAGCCTTCACTGGTTTAGCCATTACGCAACTTGGTGGTGTACATTGGGAAGgtcatacatgtatatgcataG CCTTCGTCATCCAATTCTCGTTCATCGCATGTTATTTCTGGTTGAACGCAATGTGCATCGAGACATGGTTATTGATACGAAATCACGTTCATCATGGTGCCTACCAAAGAATAAAACCTAATgtactctttttttattactcgaTATGGGCTTGGGGATTTTCaggtatttttattcttttatctataGTAATGGATCTCAACCCGACGATACCAACGATATACATAAAGCCAAACTTCTTTAGCGACAGCGATAGCTGTTGGTTTAAAT CGGACACCAAGACGATgccattcttttttataccaGTTGGTTTACTCTTACTagtcaatttaatattttttatcttaacgGGAATAACTATAAGACGATACCAAAAAGATCTCGCACTTAGACGATTAGCTAGAAATCAAGAATCCGATCGGCAAGACCAAAGGATGTTTCGTAGTTTGAAAAGAACATTTATAGTCTGCATAGTATTATATTCATTGATGAGTTTAACTTGGACCATGGAATTGATATCCTGGTGGACCGGTGGTAATCCTTTCGATTGGTCAGTCTACGATCTGGTAAATGCTTTACAAGGTCTTCTTGTTTTCGGTCTCTTCGTACTTCGTAGACCAGCTAGAGACTTTATCTGGTGTAGAATACAAAAGCTTCGTGGTATCGATGTCGTTGAACCACAAACTGATACCGCTGCTTTTAGTCTTCTTACggttataaattaa